Below is a window of Deferribacterota bacterium DNA.
TGACAACAGTATGTCCTGCATTGTGTCCACCTTGATATCTAATAATAACATCAACTTGGTTTCCAAAAAAATCGATAATTTTTCCCTTTCCTTCATCCCCCCATTGTGCACCAACAACAACTAATGTTTGCATATTACACCTCACTTTATAACATTACTAAAAGTATATAAGTTTTCTAGATTATTTATTTCATCTTCATGATTAATAAGAAGTGCAGAACAACCCTTTTTTCTTAGCCTAAATAGTTGATCAATATTTTTTTCACCAATTATTAAATAATCTATTTTATTTTTTGTAAATTTTTGATTGTAATAGTCTGATAATAAATCTAGATTAAGAGCAAATCCGCAAGCCTTTACATCATGGTTAAATATACTCATAAGATTATCGTATCTACCTCCACCCCCTAATGTTATGCCCCTATCTTTAATAACAATATCATAATTTATTCCTGTATAGTAGTTAAGACCTCTTAGCTCAGATGCATCAAATATAATATTAAAAAGAGGATCTAGTTTTTCCTCAAGGATGTGGAAAAAATCAAATAACTCATGCAACCTTTCTTCTATATCATTATTAAAATCGGCTATTTTAATAAGTTCCTTTATAATAGAAGGCTTGCCAATAATCATAGGCAGTTCTATCAAGAAATTTTTTATTTTTTTATCAATTACTATATCATTAAATAAGGATCTAATGCTAAGAAAATCTTTATTCTTCAACAGTTCCATATACTTATCTTTATAGCTTGGGATTAATGATAAAATTATGTTTAGAAGTTTTAGATCCCCAAATATTATGTATACATCATTCAAATGAAAAGTATTAATAATATCATTGATTAATGAAAGTAGTTCTAGCTCAGTTGCAAATTCAGGGATGCCTAATATCTCTACTCCACTTTGACTAGTTTCAGACTTTAAACCTTTGTTTTCATAAACATTTCTAAATATATTGCCGTGGTAGTATAGCTTTATGGGAAGTGGCAATTCAGGTAGATAGTGTGCAACATTTTTACATATCTGAGGGGTAAAATCAGGTCTCAATACCATTGACTTTCCACTGTTTCTATCAATAAAGCGTATAATATTTTCATCTGCAAAATCTTTTGTTGTGTTTTTTAATATATCGTAGTATTCGAATGTTGGCAAATCAATATTGATATAACCATACTTTGTGTAAATCCTATCTAACTTGTTTTTAATCTTATTAATTTTAAATGTTTTTATAAATGGATTATTTTCCAATTAAATGATCCTTTAATACGTTTTCAGCTGCCTTTACACCTTCTCCTAATTTTATATCAACATTATTTTTAACAAGTGATAGTTCTAATGCGGATATTGCTTTTATAACATTTAAATAATAACAATAACCCATGTGGGAGATTCTTATAACCCTGCCTGATAGCTTGCCCTGTCCTCCTGCAAAGGTTATACCTAGATCATATTTAGCAAAATTTATTATATCTTTAGCAATTTTTTCCTCTAAAATTATTCCCGTTACCCCATCAGAGGGTATTCCCTTTGATAATAATTCTAAGTTTAAAGTAGAGATTGCTTTTCTCGTCATCTCTGCCATAATTCTATGCCTTAGATGTACATTCTCTAGCCCTTCTTTTTTTATTAGATCTAATGATTTTTTTAATCCCAATATTAGGCTAATTGCTGGGGTATATGCAGTAGTATAATTTCTTTGTGCTTTAAGTTCTTTTACTAAATTAGCGTAATATTTTGGAAGGCTTGATTTTCCTAGTTGTTTTTCAGCTCTTTCAGAGATAGCCACAAAAGAGAGGCCAGGTGGCAACATCAGTGCTTTTTGAGAGCCTGAAACAAAGAGGTCAACTCCCCACTCATCCATTTTAGCCTGGCTAACCCCAATATATATTATCCCATCCACAATAAATAGTGGTCCATCTATTGCTTTTAGAGCAGTGCCTATCTCTTTGATTGGATGGCAAGTTGTTGTAGAAGTCTCTCCTGCCTGGACAAGGACAGCCTTTATTGATGGATTTTTCTTTACTGTGTCAATTACTATATCTGGGTTAACAGAATGCCCCCATTCAATATCAATACTTATTACATCTAAATTATAGGTTTTTGCTATTTCTATCCAACGCTCACCAAATTTACCGGCATTTACTATTAGAACCTTATCGCCTTCAGAAAGAGTATTAATAACTGCAGCTTCCATTCCCAATGTTCCTGAGCCTGACAACACAATAACATCTCTTTTAGTGCCGAACAATTCTTTTATATCCTCTCTCACATTTCCAAAAATGTTTTCAAACTCCTCTGTCCTATGATGAATTATAGGTTTTGCCATCTCTAACATCACTTCTTCAGGTATGTTAGTTGGGCCAGGCGTAAAAAGATCTCTCTTCATTAATTACCTCTATATAATTAATTAGCAAAATAAAATTATCTGCATTTACCCTCTCATTGTCAAGCTGAAAATGTATAGTCTTAGAATAAGTAAAGTACATGCCATCTCCTTGGAGATGAAAATTTTATCTTTGTAGGTTCTTATAATTTAAAAGGGGTTGCACTATTATTATGAAATTAAAGTTTATAATGTACACATAATTAATAAAAGTAACTTACATTGTATTATAATTATAAATTTCATTTTAGCTTGACAAAAAAACTGCAGAATATATTAATTAAATAATAAATTAAATCAAAAGGGAGGAATTTATGAAAAAAAGATTTTTTCAAGTACTTATATTAGGGTTATTTTTATCTTTAAGTACACCAGCAATTTCTTACTCATTAAACGTACATAGTCAAAATGTTCAAAGAGAAAATATACCTGTATTGAAATCTACTAACGCTAATACACAAAAAGATATGGATAAGCTTAATATTAATAGAGGGCAAATTAGAAGCAGAATGGTTCATATAAGAAATAATATAAGACAGTTCTTTGAGAGGTTGGACATATTTAATCTTTTCTAAAGATTATTATTAAATTTGTATATTTAATTATCTCTTGTATATTATATTGTATAATTTTTAATCATATTATTCTAATCATATATTGAGGGCAATATTTGAATATTTATGGGTTTATAATTGTCTTAGTATTAATATTTATTGAAATATACGAATTAGTTATAGATAAACTAAATTATGACTATATCGAGAAATCTTGTAAAAACCCACCAGGTAAAGCCTTAACAATCTATACAAAAGACGAACTTAAGAAAAGTGCTGCCTATATTAGGGATGGAATCAGGGTAGCTTTCTTTGAAAGTATACTAATAAATCTGTTTTTTTTCACTTTTTTAATAGCAGGGTGCTTTCAATGGTTTGCCTCATTAATTATTGATGCCTATAGTAATTTATATTTAAGAGCTATAATCTTTTTTACGTTTTATCAGCTTTTTTTTGGCTTTATAACACTGCCCTTTGATGCATATAAAACATTTAAAATTGAGAAAAATTACGGTTTCAATAGAACAAAAGTTTTTTTATATATTAAAGATATTATTGTGAAATGCATAATATCTTTTGTTATTTTATCGATTATTTTAATTGTTATTATTTTGGTAATAAGAGCGTGTGGAGATTATTGGTATATCTATGGTGCAACAGCTATTTTTCTTTTTTATCTAAGCATGATCTATTTATATCCTACAGTTATAGCCCCATTATTTAACAAATTTGAACCATTAAAAGATAAAGAACTTGAAAAAAAGATCTTTTCTCTAGCTGAAAAAGCAAAATTTCCAGTAAAAAATATTTTCCAAATTGATGCATCAAAAAGAACAACCCATTCAAATGCATATTTTACGGGTTTTGGCAAAAATAAGCGTATTGTTTTATTTGATACACTTTTGAAAAATCATACAACTGATGAAATATTATCTATATTGGCTCATGAGATTGGACATTACAAGAAAAAGCATTTGCAGAAGATGCTATTTATTTTGTTTATTATAATTTTTATCTCTTTTTTTGTGGCTAATTTTTTGATAAATAGTACTTTTTTATACAAGGCTTTTGGTTTTGAAAAAGATTTATTTACTGGATTATTTATAATTTCAATATTGCTATCACCTTGTGTCAAAGTGTTGAAACCACTGTTTTTATCTATCTCACGCAAACACGAGTATGAAGCAGATAATTTTGCCATGTCTTTAATTGAGGATAAAAAGGTATTTATAGATACTTTAATAAAGCTACATAAAGATAATCTATCTTATCCAATACCGCACCCTTTATATGTAAAAGTTAACTATTCTCATCCCCCTCTTCTTGAAAGAATAGCTAATTTGTAGGTGTTAATTTACAAGATATTTTACTTTCAAGGTTCAAAAATTTGGAAAACTTTTAAATATTTAATCAATTAATTCGTATTTAAGTCTATCCCTAGTATCAAATATAGATTTAAATGTTACAAATAATGTGAATATCGAGGTAAATGTGATGCTTGAAACTATTATAATCATTATTGCTATTTGATATTTTATTGCAATTAGCGGGTTTACTCCAGATAAAATTTGACCAGTGAGTAAACCTGGCAAAAAGACAAGGCCAATACCACTCATATTAGTAATTATTGGTATGCAGGCTGATTTAATAGAATTTGAATAGAATTTTTTTATTGATTCATATTGTGTGCCCCCAAGAACTAAAATAGTTTCTATTTCTTTTAAATTATTTTTGATAGAGTCTAAGAATCTATCTATAGCCAAAGCGCATGCATTCATTGAGTTACCCAGTGCCATTCCAGTAATAGGTATAAAATATCTAGCATCATACCATGGCTCTGGGTGGACTATTATATATAAAAAGAAAAAGCTCATAAATAAGCCGTTTAAAAAAACAGGGATAAAGATCTTAAAGAAGTACTTAGGTATACGCATATGTGCCCTTCTTAAAATTGTGTGAGTTGCAAAACAAGACATAAAGGTAAATACTAATATTACTAGCCAAAAACTATTGATATCAAAAATATATAAAAGAATAAAGCCTGCTATAATTAACTGCACTGTCATTCTGCATACAGCTATTAATAGATCTTTAAAGATTGAAAGTTTTAAATAATTATATATCAATAGAACAAAACCAATAAAAAGGTAGAGCAATATAAAACGATTTATTGAAATATTTACTATAGTAATTGAGGTATCCATTATGAGCCTAATAGTTGTTTTATTTCATTAATATTTAAACTGTCAAAGGTTTTAATTATTCTGCCATTATCTATATATATTATACTATCTGAATTTTTAATAAGTGCTAATGAATGTGTAGCAAGTATTATACACATTTTAGCTTTCAACTCTTTAACAAGCGTTAATAATCGTTCTTCATTTTTTATATCCAGTGCTGATGTGGGCTCATCTAGTAGTAGAAAAATTGGCTTTAATAATATTGCCCTGATAATAGCAATCCTTTGTTTTTCTCCGCCCGATAGTTTTTGAGCATCCTTTTCTAGATATGATTTATCAAGCCCTAATTTTTTCATTAATAACAGAATTTCTTCTCTGTCTATCTTTAACATAGAATTAAATTTTAAATATGACGGTAAAAGTAGGTTACAAAAAACACTTCCATCAAAGAGCACAGGTTCTTGGTGTAAATATTGAATATTTTTATGTAATTTTTGAGGATTAAGATTATAGATATTCTTTTCATTTAAATAGATATTACCATTAAAAGTTGTCAAACCACATAATGTTTTTAAAAGGCTTGTTTTACCGCTACCACTTTTGCCAAATAGAGTATAGATTTTACCTACTTTGAAATTAAAAGATATATTCTGTAATATAGGTATGTCATTATATATAAATGAGATATTATCTAATCTTAATGTGCACATGTATTTGAAAAATGAATTAATAATTTATATTATATAATCCGAGCATTATTACAATATATTATTTCTTGCAAATAAATATAAAAATTTTAAGATTAATTACTAATAAATAGAGAATCGGGGGTTATTATGATAGAGCTGTTAAGAAAAAGAAGGAGTATTAGGAATTTTATAGATAAACCCATTGATGAAAATATATTGGAAATATTAAAGGAGGCTGCACTAAGAGCACCAACTTCTAAAAACAGGAAACCCTGGGAGTTTATCTTTATAACCGAGAAAGATCTTTGTTTAAAACTATCAAGAGCAAAACCTCATGGATCAGCTTTTTTAAAAAATGCCCCTTTAATTATTGTGGTCTGCGCTGATCCAGAAAAATCTGATGTGTGGATTGAAGACTGCAGTATTGCCTCGATATTACTGCAAATGACAGCCTTAGATATGAATGTTGATAGTTGTTGGGTGCAGATAAGAAACCGTAAACATGATGATGAAGTTTGGGCTTCTCAATATGTGAAAAGTGTTCTTAATATTCCAGCTAAATATGAGGTTGAGTGTATGATTGGCTTTGGTTATAGAGCTGAAAGTAAAGAGCCTATTAAATATAGTGATCTTCCCTTTGATAAGATTCATTCTAATAAATTTTAATTTATTTTATTGTTTAAAAATATTAAGTTTATATATTAATAGTAGGAGGTAAAAATGCCTATAAATGGAGTATCAGGTAGCTATACAACTACATATGATACTTATAGTACTTACAATGAACCAAGAAGTGAAAATACTGACCAAGTAGAACAAAGACGTGTATCAGAGGATATAAGACAAGAGGATAATCAAAGAAGGGAAGCTCAGGTTAACAGGTCAAATGAGCTGTCTAATCAGACTATAGGTAGTAAGGTTGACCTAATTGTGTAGC
It encodes the following:
- a CDS encoding M48 family metallopeptidase, coding for MNIYGFIIVLVLIFIEIYELVIDKLNYDYIEKSCKNPPGKALTIYTKDELKKSAAYIRDGIRVAFFESILINLFFFTFLIAGCFQWFASLIIDAYSNLYLRAIIFFTFYQLFFGFITLPFDAYKTFKIEKNYGFNRTKVFLYIKDIIVKCIISFVILSIILIVIILVIRACGDYWYIYGATAIFLFYLSMIYLYPTVIAPLFNKFEPLKDKELEKKIFSLAEKAKFPVKNIFQIDASKRTTHSNAYFTGFGKNKRIVLFDTLLKNHTTDEILSILAHEIGHYKKKHLQKMLFILFIIIFISFFVANFLINSTFLYKAFGFEKDLFTGLFIISILLSPCVKVLKPLFLSISRKHEYEADNFAMSLIEDKKVFIDTLIKLHKDNLSYPIPHPLYVKVNYSHPPLLERIANL
- a CDS encoding nitroreductase family protein; translation: MIELLRKRRSIRNFIDKPIDENILEILKEAALRAPTSKNRKPWEFIFITEKDLCLKLSRAKPHGSAFLKNAPLIIVVCADPEKSDVWIEDCSIASILLQMTALDMNVDSCWVQIRNRKHDDEVWASQYVKSVLNIPAKYEVECMIGFGYRAESKEPIKYSDLPFDKIHSNKF
- the fetB gene encoding iron export ABC transporter permease subunit FetB, with product MDTSITIVNISINRFILLYLFIGFVLLIYNYLKLSIFKDLLIAVCRMTVQLIIAGFILLYIFDINSFWLVILVFTFMSCFATHTILRRAHMRIPKYFFKIFIPVFLNGLFMSFFFLYIIVHPEPWYDARYFIPITGMALGNSMNACALAIDRFLDSIKNNLKEIETILVLGGTQYESIKKFYSNSIKSACIPIITNMSGIGLVFLPGLLTGQILSGVNPLIAIKYQIAIMIIIVSSITFTSIFTLFVTFKSIFDTRDRLKYELID
- a CDS encoding ATP phosphoribosyltransferase regulatory subunit, which produces MENNPFIKTFKINKIKNKLDRIYTKYGYINIDLPTFEYYDILKNTTKDFADENIIRFIDRNSGKSMVLRPDFTPQICKNVAHYLPELPLPIKLYYHGNIFRNVYENKGLKSETSQSGVEILGIPEFATELELLSLINDIINTFHLNDVYIIFGDLKLLNIILSLIPSYKDKYMELLKNKDFLSIRSLFNDIVIDKKIKNFLIELPMIIGKPSIIKELIKIADFNNDIEERLHELFDFFHILEEKLDPLFNIIFDASELRGLNYYTGINYDIVIKDRGITLGGGGRYDNLMSIFNHDVKACGFALNLDLLSDYYNQKFTKNKIDYLIIGEKNIDQLFRLRKKGCSALLINHEDEINNLENLYTFSNVIK
- a CDS encoding alanine--glyoxylate aminotransferase family protein, whose product is MKRDLFTPGPTNIPEEVMLEMAKPIIHHRTEEFENIFGNVREDIKELFGTKRDVIVLSGSGTLGMEAAVINTLSEGDKVLIVNAGKFGERWIEIAKTYNLDVISIDIEWGHSVNPDIVIDTVKKNPSIKAVLVQAGETSTTTCHPIKEIGTALKAIDGPLFIVDGIIYIGVSQAKMDEWGVDLFVSGSQKALMLPPGLSFVAISERAEKQLGKSSLPKYYANLVKELKAQRNYTTAYTPAISLILGLKKSLDLIKKEGLENVHLRHRIMAEMTRKAISTLNLELLSKGIPSDGVTGIILEEKIAKDIINFAKYDLGITFAGGQGKLSGRVIRISHMGYCYYLNVIKAISALELSLVKNNVDIKLGEGVKAAENVLKDHLIGK
- a CDS encoding ABC transporter ATP-binding protein, with amino-acid sequence MCTLRLDNISFIYNDIPILQNISFNFKVGKIYTLFGKSGSGKTSLLKTLCGLTTFNGNIYLNEKNIYNLNPQKLHKNIQYLHQEPVLFDGSVFCNLLLPSYLKFNSMLKIDREEILLLMKKLGLDKSYLEKDAQKLSGGEKQRIAIIRAILLKPIFLLLDEPTSALDIKNEERLLTLVKELKAKMCIILATHSLALIKNSDSIIYIDNGRIIKTFDSLNINEIKQLLGS